A window of Fibrobacter sp. UWB11 contains these coding sequences:
- a CDS encoding fibro-slime domain-containing protein, whose amino-acid sequence MMQQVTDARYSFTLKGSLSDFKASDTFSIVKCNNADCLDVGDGVTFNVRDFFEGSNEAWIYVDETTGKVSKSFAALESKIVWFKSPWGNKALPQMIFEQDTLLMHPSEDTDKCGWFYAPISAEVLKKYVLHTAHFNRYNAPWMSVPEDKKQIIDLENALKKDTVYVDGTLATPSVSNKAGTAGECFDKNRVLHVYNPWRNNSVYRDSTVYLTIDGVWQDSVAGTDGKVAGPALDGLAFDKDYKYWLSMTFPEDVATSAAWHSADAKVQITRSFKENIKIHYFSDNKRPVVTDFFPSGVYEAWFFTSSKMEDVDISYAPLERKIVRLLSPWKNTPTSFVVDANNDIVKMSTFSNDTCGWFEGVYYKHAADWKVYFKQSFGLEKYDMTGVIREGNDVEVLVNLDSLMSKHDTAWVYPSDKNKSYSRPNASSIYPVGRLGECPRMKISARLIDWASESFHDSIDIDFGRAWMGNKYTKVGNDSTCNTGEKITGMVQQTLVDGYPARVDSTKFPWNKCAAGHEIDKWFKPEVVAIVGGKEYTNAVCKDIPLELDDEGFWYADYTNESGNCNDPESPGFFFLDDFEYLDSAKTVKNPKFDWIVINPFTGHQTPQPGDTCFHNYGFAMSVSASFKYVKGQYFEFRGDDDVWVFINNRLVVDIGGIHDKVEGAVDLDTLNLKEGREYPFHIFYAERQATGSNFKMRTSINLQKQNTYLTTVDDTKKNDITGILKLKMDAKAISCDPNAKIEAEITEAPSVFYLDGGNLSEAAELAVGLNFGGILINEDRSSFNINIDEIVKQRSLAPGNYVLFFYLETDMSLNDSYEFVIPEYPKPQIAFVDVFNPSADGTLKVFDPTNKTLRGETVITGKNDTLMTHVPYPEMKYLEIMVTYMGNICTDCLVMLDLKPTDARVAFYNEMDQQINTIETDETGVARFYVVGEGAVSGASFSVVGISGVENALKWDNINFKDPEVPLAKTGSIYDRNGDGIADSIFVPFEFDALREHDLDAIAWNFGSKDWHEYNSFEDIAKMVKNDSTVVITAEKLIDSVYTGESKTIVDGNFRYHYIYMDEASGSTQESETLFTKIQDKIGAIMLEKPMLKIVSDKMVKVTIQLSEGCDNSSIGTPHFIELRDKNDNFVDPSKYKVVSASPVGVSDFYDLMFQKTMDLIVPEVGFKIRLIPGLLPDLNGNTPHENNPWRRIEGEQPLETERPKVVTVNPGMFTEENPWPGDTNDVIPIRVDENLTIKEIIEQEGLPGVLVKFQLNDYATTQVFGAGNVKPGTPEYNEVLSKVKVKWDIEFFSSLGQYVNWVKNEFACNDKSIFGTDCIQNAGNMFFKWDAMSDKGRMVGTGVYIAKFKFKIFSDKDVVGKGEETFTFGIRRNDKYATKTKKIK is encoded by the coding sequence ATGATGCAGCAGGTAACCGATGCGCGGTATTCCTTTACTTTGAAAGGATCGCTTTCTGATTTTAAGGCATCTGATACTTTTAGCATTGTGAAATGTAATAATGCTGATTGTCTCGATGTTGGCGATGGCGTTACTTTTAATGTCCGTGATTTTTTTGAGGGGAGTAATGAAGCCTGGATTTATGTAGATGAAACTACGGGAAAGGTTTCGAAGTCTTTTGCTGCTCTGGAATCAAAGATTGTTTGGTTCAAAAGTCCGTGGGGCAATAAAGCTCTCCCGCAGATGATCTTTGAGCAAGATACTCTCTTGATGCATCCTTCGGAAGATACTGATAAATGTGGATGGTTCTACGCTCCCATTTCTGCTGAAGTGTTGAAAAAATATGTGCTGCATACGGCGCACTTTAATCGCTACAATGCTCCGTGGATGTCTGTTCCCGAAGACAAAAAGCAGATTATCGATTTGGAAAATGCGCTAAAGAAAGATACTGTCTACGTTGACGGTACTTTGGCAACGCCTTCCGTTAGCAATAAGGCCGGTACGGCCGGTGAGTGTTTCGATAAGAATCGTGTTTTGCATGTCTATAATCCTTGGCGTAATAATAGCGTCTATCGCGATAGTACCGTTTACTTGACTATCGATGGCGTTTGGCAAGATTCTGTTGCTGGTACCGATGGAAAGGTCGCTGGTCCTGCTTTGGATGGTCTTGCTTTTGACAAAGACTATAAATACTGGCTTTCCATGACGTTCCCGGAAGATGTCGCTACGTCTGCAGCATGGCATTCTGCGGATGCTAAGGTTCAGATTACCCGTAGCTTTAAAGAGAATATAAAGATTCATTATTTCAGTGATAACAAACGTCCTGTAGTGACCGACTTTTTCCCGTCTGGCGTTTATGAAGCTTGGTTCTTTACCAGTTCTAAGATGGAAGATGTGGATATTTCCTATGCTCCGCTTGAACGTAAGATTGTGCGTTTGTTGAGCCCCTGGAAGAATACGCCGACTTCATTTGTTGTTGATGCAAATAATGATATCGTGAAAATGTCTACGTTCTCGAATGATACATGCGGTTGGTTCGAAGGTGTTTACTATAAGCATGCTGCAGATTGGAAGGTTTACTTCAAGCAGAGTTTTGGACTTGAAAAGTATGATATGACAGGTGTTATCCGTGAGGGTAATGATGTTGAAGTCCTTGTAAATCTTGATTCGTTGATGAGCAAGCATGATACGGCTTGGGTCTATCCGTCTGATAAAAATAAGAGCTATAGCCGTCCGAACGCATCTTCGATATACCCGGTGGGTCGTCTTGGTGAATGTCCTCGTATGAAAATTTCTGCAAGGCTTATTGACTGGGCTAGTGAAAGTTTCCATGACAGCATTGATATCGACTTTGGTAGAGCATGGATGGGTAACAAGTACACGAAGGTGGGAAACGATAGTACTTGCAATACGGGTGAAAAAATTACGGGAATGGTCCAGCAAACACTTGTAGATGGCTACCCGGCTCGTGTGGATTCGACGAAGTTTCCGTGGAATAAGTGCGCTGCTGGTCATGAAATTGATAAATGGTTTAAGCCAGAAGTTGTTGCTATAGTTGGTGGTAAAGAATATACGAATGCTGTGTGTAAGGATATTCCTCTAGAACTTGATGATGAAGGCTTCTGGTATGCTGATTACACGAATGAATCCGGTAATTGCAATGATCCTGAAAGCCCGGGATTCTTCTTCTTGGATGACTTTGAATATCTTGATTCGGCAAAGACTGTAAAGAACCCAAAATTTGACTGGATTGTCATAAATCCATTTACTGGACATCAAACTCCTCAACCGGGAGATACTTGCTTCCACAATTATGGCTTTGCGATGTCCGTTTCTGCAAGTTTCAAATATGTGAAGGGCCAGTACTTTGAATTCCGTGGCGACGATGACGTCTGGGTGTTTATCAACAACAGGCTCGTCGTGGATATCGGTGGTATCCACGATAAGGTGGAAGGCGCTGTTGACCTCGATACGCTTAATTTGAAGGAAGGCCGTGAATATCCGTTCCATATTTTCTATGCCGAACGACAGGCGACGGGTTCTAACTTTAAGATGCGCACGTCCATCAACTTGCAGAAGCAGAACACTTACTTGACTACGGTTGATGATACTAAGAAAAATGATATTACGGGTATTCTCAAGCTGAAAATGGATGCCAAGGCAATTAGCTGCGACCCGAATGCTAAAATTGAAGCTGAAATTACGGAAGCACCATCTGTATTCTATCTTGATGGCGGTAATTTGTCCGAAGCTGCAGAACTTGCTGTTGGCCTCAATTTTGGCGGTATCTTGATTAACGAAGACAGATCCAGCTTTAACATCAATATTGACGAAATTGTAAAGCAGCGTTCGCTCGCTCCGGGTAACTATGTCTTGTTCTTCTATCTCGAAACGGATATGAGCTTGAATGATTCCTATGAATTCGTCATTCCGGAATATCCGAAGCCGCAAATCGCATTTGTCGATGTGTTCAATCCGTCTGCAGATGGTACCTTGAAAGTGTTTGATCCGACCAACAAGACGCTGCGAGGCGAAACGGTTATAACGGGCAAGAACGATACATTGATGACTCATGTACCTTATCCGGAAATGAAATACCTTGAAATTATGGTGACGTATATGGGCAACATTTGCACGGACTGCTTGGTTATGCTGGATTTGAAGCCGACCGATGCTCGTGTGGCTTTCTACAACGAAATGGACCAGCAGATTAATACTATTGAAACTGATGAAACGGGTGTTGCACGTTTCTATGTTGTTGGCGAAGGAGCCGTCAGCGGGGCATCGTTCAGTGTTGTTGGTATTAGCGGTGTCGAGAATGCACTTAAGTGGGATAATATCAACTTTAAGGATCCTGAAGTGCCTCTTGCAAAGACGGGAAGCATTTATGACCGCAATGGCGATGGCATCGCAGATAGTATCTTTGTTCCGTTCGAGTTCGATGCTCTTCGTGAACATGACTTGGATGCAATTGCATGGAACTTTGGCAGCAAGGATTGGCATGAATACAATTCCTTTGAAGATATTGCGAAAATGGTCAAGAATGACTCTACGGTTGTCATTACCGCCGAGAAATTGATTGACTCTGTCTATACGGGTGAATCCAAGACGATCGTCGATGGCAATTTCCGTTACCATTACATCTATATGGACGAAGCATCTGGATCGACTCAGGAATCGGAAACGCTGTTTACAAAGATTCAGGACAAGATCGGTGCTATCATGCTTGAAAAGCCGATGCTCAAGATTGTGTCGGATAAGATGGTCAAGGTGACAATCCAGCTTTCGGAAGGTTGCGATAATTCATCCATTGGTACTCCGCACTTTATTGAATTAAGAGACAAGAACGATAATTTTGTCGATCCGTCGAAGTACAAGGTTGTATCTGCATCTCCGGTGGGTGTAAGCGACTTCTATGATTTGATGTTCCAAAAGACAATGGACTTGATTGTACCGGAAGTGGGCTTCAAGATTCGCCTTATCCCGGGACTCTTGCCGGATTTGAATGGCAATACACCGCACGAAAATAATCCGTGGCGCCGTATCGAAGGTGAACAGCCGCTCGAAACGGAACGTCCGAAAGTCGTAACGGTGAACCCGGGCATGTTTACGGAAGAAAATCCGTGGCCGGGTGATACAAACGATGTGATTCCAATCCGTGTCGATGAAAACCTCACGATTAAGGAAATCATTGAACAGGAAGGCTTGCCGGGCGTGTTGGTGAAGTTCCAACTTAACGATTATGCAACGACTCAAGTGTTCGGTGCAGGTAACGTAAAGCCGGGCACTCCTGAATACAATGAAGTCTTGAGCAAGGTCAAGGTGAAATGGGATATTGAATTCTTCTCGAGCCTGGGTCAATATGTGAACTGGGTGAAGAATGAATTCGCTTGCAACGACAAGTCCATCTTTGGAACAGACTGTATCCAGAATGCAGGCAACATGTTCTTCAAGTGGGATGCCATGAGCGATAAGGGCCGTATGGTCGGAACAGGTGTCTATATTGCCAAGTTCAAGTTCAAGATATTCTCGGATAAGGATGTCGTGGGCAAGGGCGAAGAAACGTTCACGTTCGGTATCCGCCGTAACGACAAATACGCGACCAAGACCAAGAAAATCAAATAA